The genomic stretch CCTGCATCATGTGAGCTGGACGCAAACCAACCTGCATCATCCAGCACTCCAGCACACCTTGAAAACGTCACACGGCTCGATGAGAGGAAGTGGCACAAAAGTATTGCTTCATAAAATCTTATTCAAAATAGGTATATATACATTATCTTCATAATCGTATCATGTACATGACTTCATCCCCTACCCAAGCTCAAAAGCTTagatctcatcaccaccgccgcaaGGCCCGGAGTGGGTGTGCACACCGTGGCCGTGGACGCCGAGGGAGCGCTTCATGGCCTTGGCGCGGTCGCCAGCCCACCGTCTCTCGTTCAGGTTGACGGCAGGGAAGCCCTTCCAGCTGGTGGCATACTTGGCGACCGAATGGGCAATGGCctgggtgttgatgaggaaggcCTTCCAGTTGAGGTTGTCAACAGTGTCGCCGACCTTGTGGTAGTTGATGTCGTACGCGACACCAGCCTCACCGCCGAAGAGCTtctgctcggcctcggtCTTGGGGACCTCAGCACCGGTGAAGAGACCGCCGGAGGGGATGCCGTTCTGGATGAAGCCGGCGTAGTCGGAGCGGCCCGAGAACTCGGTGGGGACCGAGGGGGAGCGCTTGGACTTGTAGAAGTCCTCAAAGTCCTTCTCGATGACGTCGGATCCGGGGGGACCGGTGAGGTTGTAGGCGgatccatcaccatcgtAGATGCCGAGGATGTAGTTGGGGGAGGCGATCATGTCGAAGTTGAGGTAGGCACGGATCTTGGCCAACTCGGTCTCGGAGCTGTTGATCGACTTGACGTAGAAGTAGGAGCCGAGGAGACCGAACTCCTCAGCgccgaagaaggcgaagCGGACGGCGTTCTTGACGCTGAAGTTGCTGAGGTACTTGGCAACGTTCAGGATACCAATGGTACCGGAACCATCGTCGTTGATGCCGGGGCCGGCAGAGACGGAATCGGAGTGGCCACCAACGACGAGGACGTTGTCGTGATCACCGCCCTTGGTCTCGGCGATGACGTTGTAGTTGACACGCTGCTCAACGGTGGCATCGACGTCGAGGGAAGCCTCGACGGGGCCAGCAGAGAGAGCCTCGAGGATGGGGGCGGCGTCCTCCTGGCTGATACCCACAACAGGGGCGTAGTCCTGGAAGGGGGAGCCGAGGGTGCCAGCAAGAGAGCCAGCAACGTTGTTGTAGATGACGATGCCGGCGGCACCGGCAGCCTTGGCGCTCAGCGACTTCTCAGCGAAGGAGCAAGTGCCACGGGACACAAAGGCGATCTTGCCGGCAACCTCGGCGGGGTAGTCGGTGGGAGTGCAGCCAAGGTTGGGAACGGCAACGAGGTTGGCGGTAACCTCACCGCCGGGGGTGTAGGTcatgatggcggcggggaTATCGGCACCGCCAACAGTGAGGGTGGCGGTACCCTCGGAGAAGATCTCGGTGAAGGGCTGCTTCACGACATCGTAGTAGTTGAGGCGCTTGAGGGTGTTGTAGATGTAGTCAACAGTGGCGTTGTGACCGCCGCTACCGAAAGCGCGGTTACCACCGTGAGCCTTGGCAAACGACTGGAGCTTGTTGGCGTCGTTGAGAAGGTCACGCTTGTTGACGTAGGACTGGAGCTTGGCCGAGCTGACCAGAGGCTTCTTGGGGGTCttgtccttgcccttgcccttgccgtCGCCAGCGCTGACGGTGGCGGAGAGGGCGAGCGCGAAAAGGGAGACGGTGGCAGTCTTCATCTTGAACCAACGGATGGGGACTTGTCGAAGAGGGAAGGGTTGGCGATgggatgaagaagggggagagacTGGACAGAGGGCGGGGGGCAGCTGGCCATTTTGAGTTCGGACGGGTTGCTCGTCGAGTCGTAGTTCGGTCGAGGTAGCACCGGGTTGATTGTGTGCTTGGTTGGCTTGGATGGTGAGCTGTGATAGTGGTTGGCGATGTGGTGCCGATCTCTTAGTTCTGGAAGCTGGGTCTCTCTCGGCTGGTGTCCCGTTGCGGCAGCTGGAGTAACACTGGGCCGACCAACTGCCTTGTTCAGCAATTGTCCCACATAATGTCGTGCACCACCGCTAAGTCGTGAATGGCAGGTCCCAACGGCGCGCCTTGGCTTTGTCTTAGCTTGAAGCTGGGGATTGTGGGGTTGATCTCGTTGGCTTCGGCATTGGCCTATCAGATGGCCCAACAAGTCTCGGATATCAACATTACCTATCGACTGGTGACTTTCTCCCGATCCCGAATGTTGCCTCCCACCCAGCCCACCTGTTCTATTTCCTCGGCACGGAACGCCTTCACCCCGCCCGCTGTTATGGAAGGCCGCAATCAACACCCCTGGACCTGCTTGTCCTGGAGTAATGCATTTCGGAGCCAAGTCTGGGCGGGCCAGTCACCTCATTCGTGGCAATAACATCGCAACCTATTATCATTCATCACATGTGTTTTTATCCGTCCCGTCTCTCCACAAGCCATAGCCCTAAGTGGCTCTTTTCTGGATTGCTTCTCTCTTGGCACGTTGGCCCATATCGCAGGTCAAAGATAACAAAAGACGAGATCTGGTTAGCCGTAAAGAGCCTCCTTTGCGCCACACAAGATGGCGTTCTGGTATCCGATTCTGCAAGCAAAATGAGCTTATGGTGGTGCGCCATCTGCATGTTCCTGCATTAGACATACGGGGTGATCCGGGCTGTTGGCTGGTATCAGTGAGCTGAACCGGCCACTTCAGATGACAGCAACCATCACACATGCCAAGTTGGGGCTGGTATGCATCACACCGTCCGCTGAGACCTTCCAGAATATGACGATAGCCCTGATCGACAAGAATCAATAGTTTGGCTGGGCCCACGCGCCGTCAGTTCATCCTGCTTCTCTGGGACTCTCGAAGCTGCTCGGCGGGCTGATGTTCATATTAACAACGCATAGTGCATTCAAGAGATCGAGCGTCGGATCGGGCCGAGGTCGAGCAAGAGAGGTATTCGTGACACTATCATTGGACTCTGTTGCCATTTTGGGTGATGGGGACAGCTAAGAGGCTATGCATGGGGGTATATGTGAGGCTTGAGCTATATTTCATGTGGAGTTCTGGGCTTGGCTCACCCCGTTCGATGTTGCTTTCTTCTGTAAGCCAGGAAAGTTGCCCGGATATATGGCATGGCTTTCTTTAGCTTAGACAAGTACTGTAGGTCTCTAACATATGGACTTGGCGGAAACACATGCTGGGCTTGCTTATTGGGTAAATTTCGCAACGTTTGCCAACAAGTATTCAGGCATTGATTGCCATAGCTGACGTAGGGGTGGATTTTTTTCATGGTTCAAGTTTTACATCACTCGAAGTGGGCTACCTACCTCCACGTGGCTTGCCATTCCGCAGCACCTTGATAGACACATGCGGAACGTGCATGTCAGCCCTACCTCTCGAAACTGGTGACACTCCCAGGAGATACCAGTTATTCGGTATCACACGGTCCGCGGCGGGTGCGACAGTAGCACATCGGAGCTTGGCAATGGCTGCATGAGATCTACAATGTCAGACCTTAATAGGGCTTTCAAGTCTTGACATTTGTACTTGACACGATATATGGGCCCGGAAGACTGTAGAATACGGACACGATTTCGGTTCCGTTTCAGGTTAGAAGAGCTTGTTTTCTCCTCAGGAGTGCGGTGGACTTTTGAGTTTAAACAATCTTTCGGGATCGAGAAGCCCaaaggttgaggggggttgtgtaCCTTACATCAACACGGCCAGACAAGTCACTGTGAAACGGCATGACGACTGAAGAATACACACATTTTTGAGCTGGAAATAGTATATAAGGTATGTAGAGATCCATACCACCCAACTTAACCTACTTTATACGCCAGATTCAAATCTGCTGTTTCTGTCTTTGATTCCCTACCTAGGGCCTTATTTCATTGTGAGAACAGAGGTGGCAGacttcctcttcaccccccaTTGTATTTGGGCATTCTGACTAACTGCCTCAAAATTGTTTCCACCGTCAAACGACACATAATAAACCCCTTTCGAGTCTTGCTTGAATGGAAATGGTCCTGATTTTCCAACGTGACACTGCTTGAATACCCTGAGGGTTGTGGGGACTGTGGGCACCGCTGCCGTGAAATCTTTGGTGTAACTGCGGCCATCGTTCTCCTTGAGTAGGTCTCAGACATTCCCAGGAAAGCTTTGGACAGCGGCTTCAAAAGTCCCTGGCGGAAATCAACCGCTGGGAAATGACGTTCCTATTCCCATCCTGCGTTCTTTGCCGCCATGTAAGCTTGGCCATGCAGTGCAAAGGCGAGTGTGCCGGCCCCTCCACACACCGATGAGTATCATTCATACCTATACATGCATCCCAAGGCCTAGATCGCGAGGTTCGCTGTCAGTTGCCCTTCCCCCGTGTAGTCCAAGGGATAGATCGATAGGTAGGTGCTCAGCACACCTCACCCATCTGTGTCTCAAAAGAGCGGGGTATTTGCAGCCATCCAGCATGATGCGGCACAGTGCAGTTGCCCTTGGGGGCGAGCGGGGATTCACGTGCCTTTGCCCTGGTGGTCTTTACAGCAATCGTTTAGATGACGGTCCAGCTCTCATACTTCTGCTTTGTACAGTTTAGATTTCTTTTACATCTACCTAGTCTTGCACCAGCACAACATAGCAACCAAAGATGTCGTCTCCATTTCACTTGGCGCTGCCTCCAATGGCACCCGCAGTGCCTCTTGCCGGTGTGCCGGGTCCAAAGCTGCAACCTTTCACACCTACGGGCCAAGCCAACATAGAGTTCATCGAGTTCGTTGGGGCAGGCAACGACCGGGACTAAATAGTCTGGAAGGTCAGCATCGACGGTCATAGCCCATATGCCCTCAAGATGGTGCGCGCAAATCGATCATTCAACGTCCTGGTGAGCCTCACACTGACTGTCTGCAGTTCCTGTTCCGTACGTGGGAGACACTGTCCGAAACCAGTGGCAAATATGCTGCTAGCCTTGCAAAGCCCGAGTTTTATGTGGATTACTTAACACCCTTCAGCTGCGAATGCCAGGCGTACGGCAGGTCGAAGCAAGAAGGCCGGGAGGATCTTGTAGTGAAGAGCCACGGATATCTTCTACTGACACGCGAACAGGAAATTGAGGTCACGGAGGCCATGGGAGTGGATGGCGAACAGCTGGATGAGCCTGACAGTTACTTGGAACGGCAAAAAAAATTTGGTGTCAGTCTGAGCAACACAGGAGTCATCCGATCTACGCCATCGTCAAAGATTTTGTTCCCCCAGGGGTCAAGCACTTCACCCAGTCGCAAGTATCACACTTGTGGAGCGACGTGGAAGCGCTTCACAGAATTGGAATTCTCGTCAGGGACCTGTACGTTCGCAACTACATGGATGGGAAGCTGGTGGACTTCAGCCGAGCATGGACGATGTACCATCCCTGCCTCGACATAAACCCCGGCACACTTAACTGTTGAGAGTGGAGGATGCTCGAGAGCTATTAGAAGTCATCTCCTCTTGGCTGGAAAACACACCTCTCGACTCGCCGGTCGAGATTCCACCGGTTTTGAAGCGCTGTGCGGGATGGTACGGCGGTGACGGCGAAATTGTGGCCGATCCCAGCAAATACGACTGACAGATATGGGGGGACAATCTGGACATGGCAAAAGACTTTTTTGAGGAGGATCTTTATGGCCCGGTAAGCGGAGAGGAATCATCCTAGGAGGTATTTATGTGGCGTACATACTGGTAGATTTTAGAAGGTATCATGATATTCTTGATCGAATACCCAAGATGCCTAGTCCAGAAGTGGTTGGGTTTAATATTGGCGCCTGGTGCTTTTTAATGCTGTTCATTTTGTGGACACTGTGCATAATGCAGGACGTTTGCTGGCACAGCTGGCCGATTCCAGAACTTCTCATCCAACATGGGATTGCTCTCTATAATCCGGCCTTCGCTCCCATAATAGAAGCGACCTTCTCTGACACGATTTCTGGCCCCAAATGGACCCAGCGAAG from Podospora pseudopauciseta strain CBS 411.78 chromosome 3, whole genome shotgun sequence encodes the following:
- the LAP2_2 gene encoding Leucyl aminopeptidase yscIV (COG:O; EggNog:ENOG503NV3A; MEROPS:MER0001288), which encodes MKTATVSLFALALSATVSAGDGKGKGKDKTPKKPLVSSAKLQSYVNKRDLLNDANKLQSFAKAHGGNRAFGSGGHNATVDYIYNTLKRLNYYDVVKQPFTEIFSEGTATLTVGGADIPAAIMTYTPGGEVTANLVAVPNLGCTPTDYPAEVAGKIAFVSRGTCSFAEKSLSAKAAGAAGIVIYNNVAGSLAGTLGSPFQDYAPVVGISQEDAAPILEALSAGPVEASLDVDATVEQRVNYNVIAETKGGDHDNVLVVGGHSDSVSAGPGINDDGSGTIGILNVAKYLSNFSVKNAVRFAFFGAEEFGLLGSYFYVKSINSSETELAKIRAYLNFDMIASPNYILGIYDGDGSAYNLTGPPGSDVIEKDFEDFYKSKRSPSVPTEFSGRSDYAGFIQNGIPSGGLFTGAEVPKTEAEQKLFGGEAGVAYDINYHKVGDTVDNLNWKAFLINTQAIAHSVAKYATSWKGFPAVNLNERRWAGDRAKAMKRSLGVHGHGVHTHSGPCGGGDEI
- a CDS encoding hypothetical protein (COG:S; EggNog:ENOG503PFDA), producing MSSPFHLALPPMAPAVPLAGVPGPKLQPFTPTGQANIEFIEFVSIDGHSPYALKMFLFRTWETLSETSGKYAASLAKPEFYVDYLTPFSCECQAYGRSKQEGREDLVVKSHGYLLLTREQEIEVTEAMGVDGEQLDEPDSYLERQKKFGSEQHRSHPIYAIVKDFVPPGVKHFTQSQVSHLWSDVEALHRIGILVRDLYVRNYMDGKLVDFSRAWTMYHPCLDINPGTLNLEDARELLEVISSWLENTPLDSPVEIPPVLKRCAGWYGGDGEIVADPSKYD